The following are encoded together in the Salvia hispanica cultivar TCC Black 2014 chromosome 6, UniMelb_Shisp_WGS_1.0, whole genome shotgun sequence genome:
- the LOC125194177 gene encoding protein GrpE — protein MATAAMIKTPPTFAAYLCSTAAGGSSVKPPQISFTSTRLSLPLIRCRIHHSRQHKRTGIEFLSLSAQKFSTYAANGETAEAETETQEKEPAQGSDSEPQIEGDNDGTANVDGSSETTDAVADEPSSVVIASLNLYKEALANNDDSKVTEVKSFLRSIEEEKVDLERKVATLSEELQYEKDRVLRISADFDNFRKRTERDRLSQVSNARGEVLENLLPVLDNFERAKAQIKVETEGEEKITNSYQSIYKQFVEILVSLGVVPVETVGKQFDPMLHEAIMREDSAEYEEGVVIEEFRKGFQLGERLLRPSMVKVSAGPGPAKGNTEEQSEENAGESETSEEGSSETTPTEG, from the exons ATGGCCACCGCCGCAATGATAAAAACGCCACCAACCTTCGCGGCCTATCTTTGCAGTACCGCCGCCGGTGGTTCCTCCGTCAAACCTCCTCAGATTTCCTTCACATCCACTAGGCTCTCACTGCCTTTGATACGCTGTCGTATTCACCACTCCAGACAACACAAGAGGACTGGCATCGAATTTCTCAGCCTCTCCGCTCAGAAATTCTCGACCTACGCTGCTAATGGAGAAACCGCGGAGGCCGAAACCGAGACACAAGAGAAAGAGCCGGCTCAAGGATCTGATTCGGAGCCTCAAATTGAG GGGGACAATGATGGCACTGCTAATGTTGATGGTTCTAGTGAGACTACTGATGCAGTTGCGGATGAACCAAGTTCTGTGGTAATAGCTTCTTTAAACTTATATAAGGAGGCTCTAGCAAATAATGATGATTCAAAAGTTACCGAAGTAAAATCTTTCTTAAGAtccattgaagaagaaaaagtggatcTTGAGAGAAAGGTGGCGACTTTATCTGAAGAACTGCAGTATGAGAAGGATCGAGTTCTTAGAATTAGTGCCGACTTTGACAATTTCCGTAAGCGGACGGAGAGAGACCGGCTTTCACAGGTGTCAAATGCACGAGGAGAAGTTTTAGAGAATTTGTTACCTGTACTGGATAATTTTGAGCGGGCTAAAGCTCAGATCAAAGTGGAAActgaaggagaagaaaagatCACCAACAGTTACCAGAGCATATACAAGCAGTTTGTGGAGATTCTGGTATCCCTGGGTGTTGTTCCTGTGGAGACTGTTGGGAAACAATTTGATCCGATG CTGCACGAAGCTATAATGCGCGAAGATTCAGCAGAATATGAAGAAGGTGTTGTTATTGAAGAATTCAGGAAGGGGTTTCAACTTGGTGAGAGACTTTTGCGACCCTCAATGGTGAAGGTATCAGCCGGTCCTGGACCTGCAAAAGGCAATACTGAAGAACAATCTGAGGAAAATGCAGGAGAAAGTGAAACCAGTGAAGAGGGCAGCTCCGAAACCACTCCAACTGAGGGATAA
- the LOC125194175 gene encoding protein DETOXIFICATION 21-like isoform X1: protein MEDNNTQEALTKAVEPGTNVINEESLQRKILVENKKMWVVAGPAIFTRFSTFGINVISQAFVGHIGSTELAAYALVLTLLTRFANGLLLGAASGLETLCGQAYGARQYHMLGIHLQRSWIVLIIMSTSLVPIYVFATPLLRALGQNEAIAEEAGKIAIWCIPVMYSFVVSFTCQMYLQAQSKNMIITYLAVCSLSIHLFLSWLLTAKFHFGVTGAMVSTVLAYWIPNIGQLIFVTSGGCPETWTGFSTSAFSDLWPVVKLSVSSGAMLCLELWYNAILILLTGNLENAMVEVDALAICLNIIGWEMMISLGFLAAASVRVSNELGKGDSRAAKFSIVNIVVISLAIGLVLFALFLVFRKRLAYVFTEDRAVVAEVARLSPLLAFSILMNSVQPVLSGVAIGAGWQSVVVYVNIGCYYLIGIPIGVLLGYAMKLHVEGVWIGMLIGTLIQTIMLMIITKRTDWDKQVSIARRRLNRWMVNDTT from the exons ATGGAAGATAATAATACTCAAGAAGCACTAACAAAGGCAGTAGAGCCTGGAACAAATGTGATCAATGAGGAGAGTTTACAGAGGAAGATTTTAGtggaaaacaagaaaatgtgGGTGGTGGCCGGCCCGGCCATCTTCACCCGATTCTCCACGTTTGGGATAAATGTCATTAGCCAAGCTTTTGTAGGCCACATCGGTTCCACTGAGCTTGCTGCCTATGCTCTCGTTCTAACCCTCCTTACTCGATTTGCCAATGGATTGCTG CTTGGAGCAGCCAGTGGATTGGAAACTCTATGTGGGCAAGCCTACGGTGCAAGGCAGTATCATATGCTTGGGATCCATCTTCAAAGATCATGGATTGTTTTGATTATTATGTCAACTTCACTTGTCCCAATCTACGTATTTGCAACCCCTCTCTTAAGAGCTCTAGGACAGAACGAAGCGATTGCTGAAGAGGCTGGGAAAATCGCCATCTGGTGCATTCCAGTGATGTACTCCTTCGTCGTCTCATTTACCTGCCAAATGTACTTGCAAGCACAGAGCAAGAACATGATCATAACATACCTTGCAGTGTGCTCACTCTCGATCCATCTCTTTCTCTCGTGGCTTCTAACTGCCAAGTTCCATTTTGGTGTCACCGGTGCAATGGTGTCCACTGTCTTAGCCTACTGGATTCCAAATATCGGCCAGTTGATCTTTGTCACGTCAGGAGGATGCCCTGAGACGTGGACAGGCTTTTCAACCTCGGCTTTCAGTGATCTTTGGCCTGTAGTCAAGCTTTCCGTGTCATCAGGCGCTATGCTTTG CCTCGAGCTCTGGTACAACGCGATACTGATACTTTTGACGGGAAATTTGGAGAATGCTATGGTTGAAGTTGATGCTCTTGCAATCTG TCTCAACATCATTGGCTGGGAAATGATGATATCTCTTGGATTCTTGGCTGCAGCAAG CGTGCGCGTTTCAAACGAGCTTGGGAAGGGCGATTCCAGAGCTGCAAAGTTCTCCATTGTCAACATAGTGGTGATCTCACTAGCCATAGGGCTGGTGCTGTTTGCACTCTTTCTAGTCTTTCGCAAGCGCCTGGCTTATGTATTCACGGAGGATCGTGCTGTGGTTGCTGAGGTCGCTCGCTTGTCGCCTCTGCTGGCATTCTCCATCCTCATGAACAGTGTGCAGCCAGTTCTTTCTG GAGTGGCGATTGGGGCCGGTTGGCAGAGTGTGGTTGTTTATGTTAATATTGGATGCTACTATTTGATAGGAATTCCTATTGGAGTTTTGCTTGGTTATGCAATGAAATTACATGTTGAG GGTGTGTGGATTGGAATGTTGATAGGCACTTTGATTCAGACTATAATGCTAATGATCATAACTAAGAGAACTGATTGGGATAAACAG GTCTCAATTGCCCGACGACGGCTTAACCGATGGATGGTCAACGATACGACCTAA
- the LOC125194175 gene encoding protein DETOXIFICATION 21-like isoform X3: MEDNNTQEALTKAVEPGTNVINEESLQRKILVENKKMWVVAGPAIFTRFSTFGINVISQAFVGHIGSTELAAYALVLTLLTRFANGLLLGAASGLETLCGQAYGARQYHMLGIHLQRSWIVLIIMSTSLVPIYVFATPLLRALGQNEAIAEEAGKIAIWCIPVMYSFVVSFTCQMYLQAQSKNMIITYLAVCSLSIHLFLSWLLTAKFHFGVTGAMVSTVLAYWIPNIGQLIFVTSGGCPETWTGFSTSAFSDLWPVVKLSVSSGAMLCLELWYNAILILLTGNLENAMVEVDALAICLNIIGWEMMISLGFLAAASVRVSNELGKGDSRAAKFSIVNIVVISLAIGLVLFALFLVFRKRLAYVFTEDRAVVAEVARLSPLLAFSILMNSVQPVLSGLNCPTTA, encoded by the exons ATGGAAGATAATAATACTCAAGAAGCACTAACAAAGGCAGTAGAGCCTGGAACAAATGTGATCAATGAGGAGAGTTTACAGAGGAAGATTTTAGtggaaaacaagaaaatgtgGGTGGTGGCCGGCCCGGCCATCTTCACCCGATTCTCCACGTTTGGGATAAATGTCATTAGCCAAGCTTTTGTAGGCCACATCGGTTCCACTGAGCTTGCTGCCTATGCTCTCGTTCTAACCCTCCTTACTCGATTTGCCAATGGATTGCTG CTTGGAGCAGCCAGTGGATTGGAAACTCTATGTGGGCAAGCCTACGGTGCAAGGCAGTATCATATGCTTGGGATCCATCTTCAAAGATCATGGATTGTTTTGATTATTATGTCAACTTCACTTGTCCCAATCTACGTATTTGCAACCCCTCTCTTAAGAGCTCTAGGACAGAACGAAGCGATTGCTGAAGAGGCTGGGAAAATCGCCATCTGGTGCATTCCAGTGATGTACTCCTTCGTCGTCTCATTTACCTGCCAAATGTACTTGCAAGCACAGAGCAAGAACATGATCATAACATACCTTGCAGTGTGCTCACTCTCGATCCATCTCTTTCTCTCGTGGCTTCTAACTGCCAAGTTCCATTTTGGTGTCACCGGTGCAATGGTGTCCACTGTCTTAGCCTACTGGATTCCAAATATCGGCCAGTTGATCTTTGTCACGTCAGGAGGATGCCCTGAGACGTGGACAGGCTTTTCAACCTCGGCTTTCAGTGATCTTTGGCCTGTAGTCAAGCTTTCCGTGTCATCAGGCGCTATGCTTTG CCTCGAGCTCTGGTACAACGCGATACTGATACTTTTGACGGGAAATTTGGAGAATGCTATGGTTGAAGTTGATGCTCTTGCAATCTG TCTCAACATCATTGGCTGGGAAATGATGATATCTCTTGGATTCTTGGCTGCAGCAAG CGTGCGCGTTTCAAACGAGCTTGGGAAGGGCGATTCCAGAGCTGCAAAGTTCTCCATTGTCAACATAGTGGTGATCTCACTAGCCATAGGGCTGGTGCTGTTTGCACTCTTTCTAGTCTTTCGCAAGCGCCTGGCTTATGTATTCACGGAGGATCGTGCTGTGGTTGCTGAGGTCGCTCGCTTGTCGCCTCTGCTGGCATTCTCCATCCTCATGAACAGTGTGCAGCCAGTTCTTTCTG GTCTCAATTGCCCGACGACGGCTTAA
- the LOC125194175 gene encoding protein DETOXIFICATION 21-like isoform X2, whose product MEDNNTQEALTKAVEPGTNVINEESLQRKILVENKKMWVVAGPAIFTRFSTFGINVISQAFVGHIGSTELAAYALVLTLLTRFANGLLLGAASGLETLCGQAYGARQYHMLGIHLQRSWIVLIIMSTSLVPIYVFATPLLRALGQNEAIAEEAGKIAIWCIPVMYSFVVSFTCQMYLQAQSKNMIITYLAVCSLSIHLFLSWLLTAKFHFGVTGAMVSTVLAYWIPNIGQLIFVTSGGCPETWTGFSTSAFSDLWPVVKLSVSSGAMLCLELWYNAILILLTGNLENAMVEVDALAICLNIIGWEMMISLGFLAAASVRVSNELGKGDSRAAKFSIVNIVVISLAIGLVLFALFLVFRKRLAYVFTEDRAVVAEVARLSPLLAFSILMNSVQPVLSGVAIGAGWQSVVVYVNIGCYYLIGIPIGVLLGYAMKLHVEVSIARRRLNRWMVNDTT is encoded by the exons ATGGAAGATAATAATACTCAAGAAGCACTAACAAAGGCAGTAGAGCCTGGAACAAATGTGATCAATGAGGAGAGTTTACAGAGGAAGATTTTAGtggaaaacaagaaaatgtgGGTGGTGGCCGGCCCGGCCATCTTCACCCGATTCTCCACGTTTGGGATAAATGTCATTAGCCAAGCTTTTGTAGGCCACATCGGTTCCACTGAGCTTGCTGCCTATGCTCTCGTTCTAACCCTCCTTACTCGATTTGCCAATGGATTGCTG CTTGGAGCAGCCAGTGGATTGGAAACTCTATGTGGGCAAGCCTACGGTGCAAGGCAGTATCATATGCTTGGGATCCATCTTCAAAGATCATGGATTGTTTTGATTATTATGTCAACTTCACTTGTCCCAATCTACGTATTTGCAACCCCTCTCTTAAGAGCTCTAGGACAGAACGAAGCGATTGCTGAAGAGGCTGGGAAAATCGCCATCTGGTGCATTCCAGTGATGTACTCCTTCGTCGTCTCATTTACCTGCCAAATGTACTTGCAAGCACAGAGCAAGAACATGATCATAACATACCTTGCAGTGTGCTCACTCTCGATCCATCTCTTTCTCTCGTGGCTTCTAACTGCCAAGTTCCATTTTGGTGTCACCGGTGCAATGGTGTCCACTGTCTTAGCCTACTGGATTCCAAATATCGGCCAGTTGATCTTTGTCACGTCAGGAGGATGCCCTGAGACGTGGACAGGCTTTTCAACCTCGGCTTTCAGTGATCTTTGGCCTGTAGTCAAGCTTTCCGTGTCATCAGGCGCTATGCTTTG CCTCGAGCTCTGGTACAACGCGATACTGATACTTTTGACGGGAAATTTGGAGAATGCTATGGTTGAAGTTGATGCTCTTGCAATCTG TCTCAACATCATTGGCTGGGAAATGATGATATCTCTTGGATTCTTGGCTGCAGCAAG CGTGCGCGTTTCAAACGAGCTTGGGAAGGGCGATTCCAGAGCTGCAAAGTTCTCCATTGTCAACATAGTGGTGATCTCACTAGCCATAGGGCTGGTGCTGTTTGCACTCTTTCTAGTCTTTCGCAAGCGCCTGGCTTATGTATTCACGGAGGATCGTGCTGTGGTTGCTGAGGTCGCTCGCTTGTCGCCTCTGCTGGCATTCTCCATCCTCATGAACAGTGTGCAGCCAGTTCTTTCTG GAGTGGCGATTGGGGCCGGTTGGCAGAGTGTGGTTGTTTATGTTAATATTGGATGCTACTATTTGATAGGAATTCCTATTGGAGTTTTGCTTGGTTATGCAATGAAATTACATGTTGAG GTCTCAATTGCCCGACGACGGCTTAACCGATGGATGGTCAACGATACGACCTAA